Proteins encoded within one genomic window of Ammonifex degensii KC4:
- a CDS encoding universal stress protein, translated as MKLLVLYDGSTNALRAAESAAKLVKAMGGGEAVLLQVVEFWESGAWGFLTLPDEEQERIINQAKEKALAGMCKPEQVLKEAGAKVEKVVLVGEVVPTIIEYADQMNPDLIVMGSRGMGPIKELVLGGICHKVLQLAKQPVMVVK; from the coding sequence ATGAAGCTACTGGTGCTCTATGACGGCTCGACGAACGCGCTGCGGGCGGCAGAGAGTGCGGCGAAGCTGGTAAAGGCCATGGGCGGCGGAGAAGCAGTCCTCTTGCAGGTAGTGGAGTTTTGGGAGTCGGGGGCTTGGGGTTTTCTGACCTTGCCCGACGAGGAGCAGGAGCGGATCATTAACCAGGCCAAGGAGAAAGCACTGGCGGGCATGTGCAAACCGGAACAGGTACTTAAGGAAGCGGGGGCTAAGGTAGAGAAAGTGGTCCTGGTGGGCGAGGTAGTCCCTACGATCATCGAGTACGCCGATCAAATGAACCCCGATCTCATCGTCATGGGCAGCCGGGGCATGGGCCCCATAAAGGAACTGGTGCTGGGGGGGATTTGCCACAAAGTCCTGCAGCTAGCCAAACAGCCGGTCATGGTGGTAAAGTAG
- a CDS encoding Lon protease family protein: MARRATAEEVRAICTEEELGSWLKTDEIEPLESIIGQERAVKALEFGLEIEDQGFNIFVAGLPGTGRTTAVKNFLENIAKTKPTPSDWCYVYNFRDPYTPRAIELPAGKGVEFARDMKNFIASARREIPRAFESEEYAKKREETIETFNAQRNRLFQELNERASEAGFMIQPTPTGLFIIPVIDGEPIKDKDFAALPREQQEEIIRRREELEAEVASTFRELQNIERMAHEAIRELDRQVADYVLGLLLKEMQEKYRSLPAVLNYLEAVKADILDNLALFRGRAEGERPGPPWHREDPFRRYEVNVLVDNSELQGAPVIVEYNPTYSNLVGRIEREAVFGALITDFTMIRPGALHRANGGYLIIPVEEMVRNLFSWDGLKRALREGRVVIEDISERLGLLTTKTLQPEPIPLKLKVILLGDPWLYYIFFHYDPDFQELFKVKAEFGTRMDRTPENVRKYAAFFRTLCEKENLLHLDASAVAKLVEYGSRLAEDQTKLATRFSEIADVVREACYYARKEGAAYVSACHVRQAIDARFYRSNLIQERIQEMITRGFIKIEVTGAKVGQVNGLAVIDLGDISFGRPQRITATVAAGKEGVIDIEREARLGGRIHTKGVLILTGYLNEKYYREAPLSLAARLVFEQNYEGVEGDSASSAELYALLSALSGLPIKQNLAVTGSVNQKGEIQAVGGINEKIEGFFDICKAKGLTGDQGVIIPSANKENLMLREDVVEAIKEGLFHIYFVDTVDEGIELLTGVPAGERGPDGKFPPDTVHGRVAARLREMAEQINNLEEEGGGEEILEGENGNGEEDGETDSAED, translated from the coding sequence TTGGCACGGCGAGCTACGGCGGAAGAGGTCAGAGCCATTTGCACTGAGGAGGAACTGGGTTCTTGGCTCAAAACCGATGAGATCGAACCGCTGGAGAGCATCATCGGTCAAGAGAGAGCGGTAAAAGCCTTAGAGTTCGGGCTGGAGATAGAGGATCAGGGGTTCAACATCTTCGTGGCCGGCCTTCCGGGAACGGGGCGGACCACGGCGGTAAAGAACTTTTTAGAAAACATAGCTAAAACCAAGCCCACTCCCTCGGACTGGTGTTACGTCTATAATTTCCGGGATCCTTACACCCCCCGAGCTATCGAGCTACCGGCAGGCAAGGGGGTGGAGTTTGCCCGGGATATGAAGAACTTTATCGCCTCTGCCCGCCGGGAGATCCCCCGGGCTTTCGAGAGCGAAGAGTACGCCAAAAAGAGGGAAGAGACCATCGAAACTTTTAATGCCCAGCGCAACCGCCTTTTCCAGGAGCTGAACGAGCGGGCGAGTGAGGCCGGTTTCATGATCCAGCCTACGCCTACCGGTCTCTTCATCATCCCGGTAATCGACGGCGAACCCATTAAAGATAAAGACTTTGCCGCTTTGCCCCGCGAGCAGCAGGAGGAGATCATAAGGCGGCGCGAGGAACTGGAGGCTGAGGTTGCCAGTACTTTCAGGGAACTGCAGAACATCGAGCGCATGGCGCACGAGGCGATAAGGGAGCTTGACCGGCAGGTGGCTGACTACGTGCTGGGGCTCCTGCTTAAAGAGATGCAGGAGAAATACCGCTCCCTGCCGGCCGTGCTCAACTACCTGGAGGCGGTCAAGGCAGACATTTTGGACAACCTGGCCCTTTTCCGCGGCCGGGCAGAGGGGGAGCGGCCGGGGCCGCCGTGGCACCGGGAGGACCCCTTCCGGCGCTACGAGGTCAACGTGCTGGTCGACAACAGCGAGCTCCAGGGAGCCCCGGTGATAGTGGAGTACAACCCTACCTACAGCAACCTGGTGGGGCGCATCGAGCGGGAGGCGGTCTTCGGGGCTCTTATCACCGACTTCACCATGATCCGCCCCGGGGCTCTGCATAGAGCCAACGGCGGCTATCTCATCATTCCCGTGGAGGAGATGGTGCGCAACCTCTTCTCCTGGGATGGGCTCAAGCGGGCTTTGCGGGAAGGGAGGGTGGTCATCGAGGACATAAGCGAGCGGCTGGGGCTTTTAACCACCAAGACCCTGCAGCCCGAGCCCATACCCTTAAAGCTCAAGGTCATTCTTCTGGGCGACCCCTGGCTTTATTACATCTTTTTCCACTACGATCCCGATTTCCAGGAGCTCTTTAAGGTGAAGGCGGAGTTTGGCACCCGCATGGACCGGACGCCGGAAAATGTGCGCAAGTACGCCGCCTTTTTCCGTACCCTCTGCGAGAAGGAAAATCTTTTGCACCTGGATGCTTCGGCGGTGGCCAAACTGGTGGAGTACGGCTCGCGTCTGGCGGAGGACCAGACCAAGCTGGCCACCCGGTTCTCGGAAATTGCCGACGTGGTGCGGGAAGCCTGCTACTACGCCCGTAAGGAAGGAGCAGCTTACGTCTCGGCTTGCCACGTGCGCCAGGCCATCGACGCCCGCTTCTACCGCTCTAACCTCATCCAGGAGCGCATCCAGGAGATGATCACCCGGGGCTTTATCAAGATCGAGGTGACGGGGGCCAAAGTGGGGCAGGTCAACGGTCTGGCGGTCATCGACCTGGGGGACATCTCCTTTGGGCGGCCTCAGCGTATAACGGCCACGGTGGCTGCGGGCAAGGAGGGGGTAATCGATATCGAGCGGGAGGCGCGGCTGGGCGGGCGCATCCACACCAAAGGGGTGCTCATCCTCACCGGCTACCTCAACGAGAAGTACTACCGCGAGGCCCCCTTGAGCCTGGCGGCGCGCCTGGTCTTCGAGCAAAACTACGAGGGAGTGGAGGGGGACAGCGCCTCCAGCGCCGAACTGTATGCGCTCCTCTCGGCCCTCTCCGGTCTTCCCATCAAGCAGAACCTGGCGGTCACCGGCTCGGTGAACCAGAAGGGGGAGATCCAAGCGGTAGGGGGGATTAACGAGAAGATAGAAGGGTTCTTCGACATCTGCAAGGCCAAGGGCCTGACGGGCGACCAGGGGGTGATTATCCCCTCGGCCAATAAGGAAAATCTCATGCTGCGGGAAGATGTAGTGGAGGCGATAAAAGAGGGGCTTTTCCACATCTACTTCGTGGACACGGTGGACGAGGGGATAGAGCTCTTGACCGGGGTGCCGGCGGGAGAAAGGGGACCTGATGGGAAGTTCCCGCCCGACACCGTGCACGGGCGGGTGGCGGCCCGGCTCAGAGAAATGGCGGAGCAGATAAATAACCTAGAGGAAGAAGGAGGGGGAGAGGAGATCCTGGAGGGAGAGAATGGAAACGGGGAAGAAGACGGAGAAACGGATAGCGCAGAAGATTGA
- the rplU gene encoding 50S ribosomal protein L21, with amino-acid sequence MYAVIETGGKQYRVEEGQRLKVEKLPADVGEVVHPRVLMVVKDGEVKIGAPEVEGARVDLKVLGHGKHPKIVVFKYKPKKNYRRKKGHRQLYTEVLVAKIEA; translated from the coding sequence ATGTACGCCGTTATCGAAACGGGTGGCAAGCAGTACCGGGTAGAAGAAGGACAGCGGCTGAAAGTGGAAAAGCTGCCGGCAGACGTGGGGGAAGTGGTGCATCCCCGCGTGCTGATGGTGGTCAAGGACGGTGAGGTCAAGATCGGCGCGCCCGAGGTTGAGGGGGCGCGGGTGGACCTCAAGGTCTTGGGGCACGGGAAGCACCCCAAGATCGTGGTCTTCAAGTACAAGCCCAAGAAGAACTACCGGCGCAAGAAGGGGCACCGGCAGCTCTACACCGAGGTTCTGGTCGCCAAGATAGAGGCGTAA
- the rpmA gene encoding 50S ribosomal protein L27 produces the protein MAHKKGVGSSRNGRDSNAKYLGVKCGDGEFVTAGSILVRQRGTKFHPGKNVGRGGDDTLFALVDGFVRFHSRGRERKYVSVIPALTS, from the coding sequence ATGGCCCATAAAAAGGGTGTTGGCAGTTCGCGTAACGGGCGAGATTCTAACGCTAAATACCTGGGCGTAAAGTGCGGCGACGGCGAGTTCGTCACGGCGGGCTCGATCCTGGTGCGTCAGCGGGGCACTAAGTTCCACCCCGGCAAGAACGTGGGGCGGGGTGGCGATGACACCCTCTTTGCCCTGGTGGACGGCTTCGTGCGCTTCCACTCCCGGGGCCGGGAGCGCAAGTACGTGAGCGTGATTCCCGCGCTGACAAGCTAA
- a CDS encoding methylated-DNA--[protein]-cysteine S-methyltransferase: METGKKTEKRIAQKIEVPSWGEFLALWSTEGKLCKLSFPGFWQDSEGHPGCPSSGERLALALKAYFAGEQVDFSWVPLDLGAYTPFQRRVLEFARGLPYGEVVSYGDLARALGIPGGARAVGRALAANRIPIIIPCHRVVARQGLGGFSLGLDWKQKLLALEKKGFCRKRHLC, from the coding sequence ATGGAAACGGGGAAGAAGACGGAGAAACGGATAGCGCAGAAGATTGAGGTACCCTCCTGGGGCGAGTTCCTGGCCCTGTGGTCCACCGAGGGCAAGCTTTGTAAGCTTTCCTTCCCCGGCTTCTGGCAGGATTCGGAAGGTCACCCCGGCTGTCCTTCATCAGGTGAAAGGCTGGCTCTGGCCTTGAAAGCTTACTTTGCCGGGGAGCAGGTGGACTTTAGCTGGGTGCCGCTCGATCTAGGTGCTTATACCCCTTTCCAGAGGCGGGTGCTGGAGTTTGCCCGGGGACTTCCTTACGGGGAAGTCGTCTCTTACGGCGATTTGGCCCGGGCCCTAGGAATACCCGGCGGGGCACGGGCGGTAGGCCGGGCCTTGGCGGCTAACCGCATCCCCATTATCATCCCCTGCCACCGGGTAGTCGCCCGCCAGGGGCTGGGGGGATTCAGCCTGGGCCTCGACTGGAAGCAAAAGCTCCTGGCACTGGAGAAAAAGGGCTTTTGCCGTAAGCGCCACTTGTGCTAA
- a CDS encoding sulfite exporter TauE/SafE family protein, translated as MLALLSSTVLLAQGTATGQAATAAAADPSGSNWWIWPLLLFIFTVVLGIVAVLGGVGGGVLFTPLVGGFFPFHLDFVRSAGLLVALSGSLAAAPGLLRSNLASLRLALPAALLASTASAFGALVGLALPKNVVQILLGITILFVAFLFIVSKRAEFPHVPHADKLAQVLKIHGIYYEASTGQTVEWTVWRTPVGLILFIFIGFIAGMFGLGAGWANVPVLNLVMGAPLKIAVGTSKFLLSITDTSAAWVYLNSGACLPMIVVPSVVGIMLGSFIGVKLLTIVRPKAVRYVVILLMIVAGIRPLLQGLGIWK; from the coding sequence ATGCTGGCTTTGCTTTCAAGTACCGTCCTGCTGGCGCAGGGTACGGCAACAGGGCAAGCGGCTACAGCTGCTGCGGCTGACCCTAGCGGTTCCAACTGGTGGATTTGGCCTCTACTCCTTTTCATCTTCACGGTGGTTCTTGGGATAGTGGCTGTTTTGGGCGGTGTAGGCGGCGGAGTCCTCTTCACCCCTCTGGTGGGCGGTTTCTTCCCCTTCCACCTGGACTTCGTCCGTAGCGCGGGATTGCTGGTAGCACTTTCCGGCTCTTTGGCGGCGGCACCGGGGCTTCTGCGCTCCAACCTGGCGAGCTTAAGATTGGCCTTGCCGGCCGCTCTGCTGGCCTCTACCGCCAGCGCCTTTGGTGCTCTGGTGGGGTTGGCCCTGCCCAAGAACGTGGTGCAGATTCTGCTTGGCATCACCATTCTCTTCGTGGCTTTCCTCTTCATCGTCTCCAAACGGGCCGAGTTTCCCCACGTACCCCACGCCGACAAGCTGGCGCAGGTCCTCAAGATCCACGGCATCTACTACGAGGCCTCTACCGGGCAGACGGTGGAGTGGACCGTCTGGCGCACACCTGTAGGGCTCATTCTCTTCATCTTCATCGGGTTCATTGCCGGCATGTTCGGTCTGGGAGCCGGGTGGGCCAACGTACCGGTGCTGAACCTGGTCATGGGCGCCCCCTTGAAGATCGCGGTGGGTACCAGCAAGTTCCTCCTGTCCATCACCGATACTTCTGCGGCCTGGGTGTACCTCAACTCCGGGGCTTGTCTTCCGATGATAGTGGTGCCCTCGGTAGTGGGGATCATGCTGGGTTCCTTCATCGGGGTTAAGCTTTTGACCATCGTGCGTCCCAAGGCGGTGCGGTACGTCGTCATCCTGCTCATGATAGTCGCCGGCATAAGGCCTCTGCTACAGGGCCTCGGCATCTGGAAGTAA
- a CDS encoding sigma-54-dependent transcriptional regulator, translated as MARVLVVDDEESVCQMLKDLLETEGYEVVTALEAREALEKLDQEEVNAALVDIRMPDIDGLAFFKLLKEKGYTFPVILITAYGSTDTAIEAMKLGAFDYVLKPFNIEELLLTVKKAVEVEALARETEALRRELAGEAPAEEIIGRSPAMIEVFKQIGKFADTDYTVLIVGETGTGKELVAGALHRNSRRCNGPFVRINCAAIPENLLESELFGYEKGAFTGAISRKIGKFELAEGGTLFLDEIGELPLSMQAKLLRVLQEKEFERVGGTKTIKLNARIIAATNRDLVRMVKEGTFREDLYYRLNVVTIHVPPLRERKEDIPLLAEHFLRQAVAKLGKTVKGFSPEALNLLKAYDWPGNVRELRNVCERAVVLAQGPLILPEDLPVTLRQPEELGLGEGEIELRLRSGQTLAEILHDVERTVILKALREHNYNRTRTAQALGISRRTLHLKLKEYGLGEEGEPN; from the coding sequence ATGGCCCGGGTGCTGGTGGTAGATGACGAGGAGAGCGTCTGCCAGATGCTGAAGGACCTCCTGGAGACCGAAGGGTATGAGGTGGTCACGGCTCTGGAGGCCAGAGAAGCTCTTGAGAAGTTAGACCAGGAGGAGGTAAACGCGGCCCTGGTCGATATCCGTATGCCGGACATCGACGGGCTGGCCTTTTTCAAGCTTCTGAAGGAAAAGGGGTATACTTTCCCAGTCATTCTCATAACCGCCTACGGCTCCACCGATACGGCGATCGAGGCCATGAAGCTGGGCGCTTTTGATTACGTGCTCAAGCCTTTCAACATAGAAGAGCTTTTGCTGACGGTCAAGAAAGCAGTGGAGGTGGAGGCTTTAGCACGAGAGACGGAGGCGCTCCGGCGGGAGTTGGCGGGAGAGGCGCCGGCCGAAGAGATCATCGGCCGCTCTCCGGCCATGATCGAGGTCTTCAAGCAGATAGGCAAGTTTGCCGACACCGATTACACCGTACTTATAGTGGGCGAGACGGGTACGGGGAAGGAACTGGTGGCGGGGGCGTTGCACCGTAACAGCCGCCGCTGCAACGGCCCCTTTGTGCGGATAAACTGCGCGGCCATCCCGGAGAACCTTTTGGAAAGCGAGCTTTTCGGCTACGAGAAAGGCGCCTTTACCGGTGCGATTTCCCGCAAGATAGGTAAGTTCGAACTGGCCGAAGGAGGTACCCTTTTTCTGGATGAGATAGGAGAGCTCCCCCTTTCGATGCAGGCCAAGCTTTTGCGGGTGCTGCAGGAGAAAGAGTTCGAGCGAGTGGGGGGCACCAAGACCATTAAGCTCAATGCCCGGATAATCGCGGCCACCAACCGGGATCTTGTGCGGATGGTGAAGGAGGGCACCTTCCGCGAAGACCTGTACTACCGCCTCAACGTGGTGACCATCCACGTCCCGCCCCTCCGGGAGCGCAAAGAAGACATACCTCTTTTGGCAGAGCATTTCCTCCGGCAGGCGGTGGCCAAGCTAGGCAAGACGGTAAAGGGCTTCTCTCCCGAAGCTTTAAACCTCCTAAAGGCCTACGACTGGCCAGGAAACGTACGGGAGCTGCGTAACGTCTGCGAGCGGGCAGTGGTCCTGGCCCAAGGTCCCCTCATCCTCCCCGAAGACCTGCCGGTGACTCTGCGTCAGCCGGAAGAACTCGGTTTGGGAGAAGGGGAAATAGAACTGCGGCTACGTTCGGGACAGACGCTGGCGGAGATCCTGCACGATGTGGAGCGCACGGTCATCTTAAAAGCCTTGCGGGAGCACAACTACAACCGCACCCGCACCGCCCAGGCTTTAGGCATCAGCCGGCGCACCCTCCACCTGAAGCTTAAGGAGTACGGTCTGGGGGAGGAGGGGGAGCCAAATTGA